A part of Rhopalosiphum maidis isolate BTI-1 chromosome 3, ASM367621v3, whole genome shotgun sequence genomic DNA contains:
- the LOC113558867 gene encoding lachesin-like isoform X3, translating to MNCSVFNASRFPVAWLKFEKEDPTKTVVLSIGNNLIVRDSRFSLGVFIGTESSSRTFKITNIHNNDVALYRCVVMCDDVDGDTNTSADVQLEVNRSPVILKLSSSSTIMIAREGLPSRLECYADGFPEPRVSWSRQYNGILTTGGQFYRGNVLHFRNVTKDDRGIYLCDAVNSVGEGVRHIVDFRVEFAPVITASKIMYTHSDPLKQDMDVQCLVEAYPAPKIDWLYNGVILIGDNNKRFRIMEKTTEHQLTFSSLNFNEIDYDRYGKYTCKARNTIGTAEVTVIETPCQKPKCDTKRIRPEHIPNFYGLPFE from the exons ATGAATTGTTCAGTTTTCAATGCTAGCAGATTTCCTGTCGCATGGCTTAAATTTGAGAAAGAAGATCCTACTAAAACTGTTGTTCTATCAATTGGTAATAATCTTATTGTTAGAGATTCAAGATTTTCATTAGGAGTTTTCATTGGAACCGAAAGCAGTAGTCGAACATTTAAG ATTacgaatatacataataacgaTGTAGCTTTATATCGCTGTGTAGTGATGTGTGATGATGTCGACGGCGACACCAATACATCTGCAGATGTTCAGTTAGAAGTCAATCGGTCTCcggtcattttaaaattgtcttcGTCTTCCACCATAATGATCGCGAGAGAAGGTCTACCGTCGAGACTAGAATGTTATGCTGACGGATTTCCTGAACCAAGGGTTTCCTGGAGTCGACAATATAATGGAATTTTAACTACGGGAGGACAGTTTTATAG AGGTAATGTCTTACACTTTCGTAACGTAACAAAAGATGACCGTGGAATTTATCTCTGCGATGCGGTGAATAGTGTTGGCGAAGGTGTACGGCACATTGTCGACTTTCGTGTAGAATTTGCCCCAGTCATAACGGCTtcgaaaattatgtatactcaCAGTGATCCTTTGAAGCAAGACATGGATGTCCAATGTCTTGTAGAAGCTTATCCAGCTCCGAAAATTGATTGGCTATATAATGGAGTTATACTAATCGGCGATAACAACAAAAG attcagAATTATGGAAAAGACCACTGAACACCAGCTTACCTTTtcgtctttaaattttaacgaaattgATTATGATCGATACGGAAAGTACACATGTAAAGCTCGGAACACAATTGGTACAGCTGAAGTCACAGTTATTG AAACACCATGCCAAAAACCAAAGTGTGATACTAAACGCATTCGTCCGGAGCATATACCAAATTTCTACGGTTTaccttttgaataa
- the LOC113558867 gene encoding lachesin-like isoform X2 has translation MKTVYGVFFVVIFIHHAHPQSTQTAVKDIGGTIEMNCSVFNASRFPVAWLKFEKEDPTKTVVLSIGNNLIVRDSRFSLGVFIGTESSSRTFKITNIHNNDVALYRCVVMCDDVDGDTNTSADVQLEVNRSPVILKLSSSSTIMIAREGLPSRLECYADGFPEPRVSWSRQYNGILTTGGQFYRGNVLHFRNVTKDDRGIYLCDAVNSVGEGVRHIVDFRVEFAPVITASKIMYTHSDPLKQDMDVQCLVEAYPAPKIDWLYNGVILIGDNNKRIMEKTTEHQLTFSSLNFNEIDYDRYGKYTCKARNTIGTAEVTVIETPCQKPKCDTKRIRPEHIPNFYGLPFE, from the exons cccATCCCCAGAGTACACAAACAGCTGTAAAAGATATCGGTGGAACTATAGAAATGAATTGTTCAGTTTTCAATGCTAGCAGATTTCCTGTCGCATGGCTTAAATTTGAGAAAGAAGATCCTACTAAAACTGTTGTTCTATCAATTGGTAATAATCTTATTGTTAGAGATTCAAGATTTTCATTAGGAGTTTTCATTGGAACCGAAAGCAGTAGTCGAACATTTAAG ATTacgaatatacataataacgaTGTAGCTTTATATCGCTGTGTAGTGATGTGTGATGATGTCGACGGCGACACCAATACATCTGCAGATGTTCAGTTAGAAGTCAATCGGTCTCcggtcattttaaaattgtcttcGTCTTCCACCATAATGATCGCGAGAGAAGGTCTACCGTCGAGACTAGAATGTTATGCTGACGGATTTCCTGAACCAAGGGTTTCCTGGAGTCGACAATATAATGGAATTTTAACTACGGGAGGACAGTTTTATAG AGGTAATGTCTTACACTTTCGTAACGTAACAAAAGATGACCGTGGAATTTATCTCTGCGATGCGGTGAATAGTGTTGGCGAAGGTGTACGGCACATTGTCGACTTTCGTGTAGAATTTGCCCCAGTCATAACGGCTtcgaaaattatgtatactcaCAGTGATCCTTTGAAGCAAGACATGGATGTCCAATGTCTTGTAGAAGCTTATCCAGCTCCGAAAATTGATTGGCTATATAATGGAGTTATACTAATCGGCGATAACAACAAAAG AATTATGGAAAAGACCACTGAACACCAGCTTACCTTTtcgtctttaaattttaacgaaattgATTATGATCGATACGGAAAGTACACATGTAAAGCTCGGAACACAATTGGTACAGCTGAAGTCACAGTTATTG AAACACCATGCCAAAAACCAAAGTGTGATACTAAACGCATTCGTCCGGAGCATATACCAAATTTCTACGGTTTaccttttgaataa
- the LOC113558867 gene encoding lachesin-like isoform X1, with the protein MKTVYGVFFVVIFIHHAHPQSTQTAVKDIGGTIEMNCSVFNASRFPVAWLKFEKEDPTKTVVLSIGNNLIVRDSRFSLGVFIGTESSSRTFKITNIHNNDVALYRCVVMCDDVDGDTNTSADVQLEVNRSPVILKLSSSSTIMIAREGLPSRLECYADGFPEPRVSWSRQYNGILTTGGQFYRGNVLHFRNVTKDDRGIYLCDAVNSVGEGVRHIVDFRVEFAPVITASKIMYTHSDPLKQDMDVQCLVEAYPAPKIDWLYNGVILIGDNNKRFRIMEKTTEHQLTFSSLNFNEIDYDRYGKYTCKARNTIGTAEVTVIETPCQKPKCDTKRIRPEHIPNFYGLPFE; encoded by the exons cccATCCCCAGAGTACACAAACAGCTGTAAAAGATATCGGTGGAACTATAGAAATGAATTGTTCAGTTTTCAATGCTAGCAGATTTCCTGTCGCATGGCTTAAATTTGAGAAAGAAGATCCTACTAAAACTGTTGTTCTATCAATTGGTAATAATCTTATTGTTAGAGATTCAAGATTTTCATTAGGAGTTTTCATTGGAACCGAAAGCAGTAGTCGAACATTTAAG ATTacgaatatacataataacgaTGTAGCTTTATATCGCTGTGTAGTGATGTGTGATGATGTCGACGGCGACACCAATACATCTGCAGATGTTCAGTTAGAAGTCAATCGGTCTCcggtcattttaaaattgtcttcGTCTTCCACCATAATGATCGCGAGAGAAGGTCTACCGTCGAGACTAGAATGTTATGCTGACGGATTTCCTGAACCAAGGGTTTCCTGGAGTCGACAATATAATGGAATTTTAACTACGGGAGGACAGTTTTATAG AGGTAATGTCTTACACTTTCGTAACGTAACAAAAGATGACCGTGGAATTTATCTCTGCGATGCGGTGAATAGTGTTGGCGAAGGTGTACGGCACATTGTCGACTTTCGTGTAGAATTTGCCCCAGTCATAACGGCTtcgaaaattatgtatactcaCAGTGATCCTTTGAAGCAAGACATGGATGTCCAATGTCTTGTAGAAGCTTATCCAGCTCCGAAAATTGATTGGCTATATAATGGAGTTATACTAATCGGCGATAACAACAAAAG attcagAATTATGGAAAAGACCACTGAACACCAGCTTACCTTTtcgtctttaaattttaacgaaattgATTATGATCGATACGGAAAGTACACATGTAAAGCTCGGAACACAATTGGTACAGCTGAAGTCACAGTTATTG AAACACCATGCCAAAAACCAAAGTGTGATACTAAACGCATTCGTCCGGAGCATATACCAAATTTCTACGGTTTaccttttgaataa